A region of Sulfurimonas sp. DNA encodes the following proteins:
- a CDS encoding biopolymer transporter ExbD, which translates to MQIKKFDSINVVPFIDIMLVLLVIVLTTATFVAKGIIPVDLPNSKTATKQNNKKNLTITIKKNGDILFDKVKVLKKDIILKLSKYDIEIPVHINCDKNAKFDLFVSVLDSLEEKEFKNLGIITKKN; encoded by the coding sequence TTGCAAATTAAAAAATTTGATTCAATAAATGTAGTCCCGTTTATTGATATTATGCTTGTACTTCTTGTAATAGTCCTTACTACTGCTACATTCGTAGCAAAAGGGATTATTCCCGTTGACCTTCCAAATTCAAAAACTGCAACAAAACAAAATAACAAAAAGAATCTTACTATTACAATAAAAAAGAATGGTGATATTTTATTTGACAAAGTGAAGGTCTTAAAAAAAGACATTATTTTAAAACTTTCAAAATATGATATAGAAATACCTGTTCATATCAACTGTGACAAAAATGCAAAGTTTGACCTGTTTGTTTCAGTTCTAGATTCCCTAGAAGAAAAAGAGTTTAAAAATCTTGGAATAATTACCAAGAAGAATTAA
- a CDS encoding sulfite exporter TauE/SafE family protein: MEYTAFISIFIIGLSYGATACMFSCMPFLSPILISNSNNTKQALGIIVPFSLGRIFSYTLIAIVAYLSSVWVKQMLNDNYIFSIVLGASTISMGVYLFYKSFKSTRFCGHTTPLIKKPKLNKLGFFTIGATMSINPCAPIMALLAVAANSSNIYNSIGLGLFFGVGAVIFSIIFYGFIVSKLIKGLMLQFSSYKLLMERIAALLLVTVGILVLNGVLVL, from the coding sequence ATGGAATATACAGCTTTTATATCAATATTTATCATTGGTCTCTCTTATGGAGCAACAGCATGTATGTTCTCATGTATGCCGTTTCTAAGTCCTATTCTTATTAGTAATTCTAACAATACAAAGCAAGCACTAGGCATAATTGTGCCTTTTAGTCTTGGAAGAATATTTAGCTATACACTTATAGCAATTGTGGCGTATTTGAGTTCTGTATGGGTAAAGCAGATGCTAAATGACAATTATATTTTTAGCATTGTATTGGGTGCTAGTACTATCTCTATGGGAGTATATCTATTTTACAAGAGCTTTAAATCAACTCGCTTTTGTGGACACACTACACCATTAATAAAAAAACCAAAGTTAAATAAACTTGGTTTTTTTACTATAGGTGCAACTATGTCCATAAATCCATGTGCTCCGATAATGGCACTCTTAGCAGTAGCAGCAAATAGTAGTAATATTTACAACTCTATAGGACTAGGTCTGTTCTTTGGAGTCGGTGCTGTTATATTTTCAATTATATTTTATGGTTTTATAGTCTCAAAATTGATTAAGGGATTGATGCTTCAATTCTCTTCTTACAAGCTTTTGATGGAGCGAATAGCAGCACTTCTACTAGTTACAGTAGGAATATTAGTATTAAACGGTGTTTTAGTACTTTAA
- a CDS encoding 4Fe-4S binding protein: MVDFIKRDKDDIYSKPIIGFLFKNQKFLMTLKIIVLALFLYAIYYGYTHTGKDNLFTWAVFWGIFWSLFMVITLPTLGRVFCGICPHGFIGKYITKFGLKKTMPKWMQNQYIGLLLLVIGWWGIYYMFPGIYRTAIGTAVMFSVMTLISFVVYFLYKDMSYCKYVCPIGTLTRAYSKLSFTWLGTYKSACNECKTFECATACPYNLKPFTFDKRNSMTECTLCMDCSSACEAVSFKVKKPSFSLFSKFQPLKAEVWAFILILAAIPITMSFHHGIGRSNAAGDMIWSKTAEFFKSFISFGSVDPIGLFAFLYAMLFTIVAALVGMFIASKILQKDFSKILYDLGYSYAPLFILGSIAHSLEAFFIRGYEKIVEGFAQGFGFSVDVSSLANRGDSWLHMFGIFKWIAIAWALIILYKRMKLLDVHKMRKIVAYPFAASLIIFFLSINMYRSHILDTYGRASGGHGNHSTKVFQSTSTPEDFKRRATQSYKKPTAFDTVYFSDTNPAAKKKKYGGGHNHGRDRNKVASKKMWPIFEDNSGKKNCLGNIDADLYVLDANLITTKLTGSKDRGCKSVSFKMPNNGYYNLYYNSRTLQDNTLYIQTAKYEKMRFNHSNDAIYDEEKMSAHTIFEVPFDILRLREDGETFYYRLYSGDKIRLKVMLNSKAIQNASLTLSTKTGWSKTIKTDKDGVAVFTLLKDYFPKWNKFDRRHKNQFLLTANYTENSKGTHNDKEYGSINYESTYTSIYYPAESAYRSYAYGLFAATATAILSGFAIYWFRKRRQKPFKEVRFYEKN, encoded by the coding sequence ATGGTAGATTTTATAAAACGAGACAAAGATGATATTTATTCTAAGCCGATAATAGGTTTTTTATTTAAAAACCAAAAGTTTTTAATGACTCTAAAAATAATAGTCTTAGCTCTATTTTTATATGCTATATACTATGGTTACACTCATACAGGTAAAGACAACTTGTTTACTTGGGCTGTATTTTGGGGTATCTTTTGGTCTCTGTTTATGGTTATTACTCTGCCTACTTTAGGAAGAGTTTTCTGTGGCATCTGCCCTCATGGTTTTATAGGAAAATACATTACAAAATTTGGTTTGAAAAAAACTATGCCAAAATGGATGCAAAACCAGTATATAGGTCTTTTACTTCTTGTTATTGGATGGTGGGGAATTTACTATATGTTCCCTGGAATCTACAGAACAGCTATAGGAACTGCTGTTATGTTTAGTGTTATGACTCTAATCTCTTTTGTAGTATATTTTTTGTATAAAGATATGAGTTACTGTAAATATGTTTGTCCTATTGGAACACTAACTAGAGCCTACTCAAAACTATCATTTACATGGTTGGGAACTTATAAAAGTGCTTGTAATGAATGTAAAACATTTGAGTGTGCAACTGCTTGTCCTTATAACTTAAAACCATTTACATTTGATAAAAGAAATTCTATGACTGAGTGTACCCTATGTATGGATTGTAGCTCTGCATGTGAAGCGGTTAGTTTCAAAGTCAAAAAACCATCATTTTCTTTATTCTCAAAATTTCAACCTTTAAAAGCAGAAGTATGGGCATTTATTCTTATACTTGCTGCTATTCCAATTACTATGTCATTTCACCATGGAATCGGACGAAGTAATGCTGCGGGGGATATGATTTGGTCAAAAACAGCAGAGTTCTTCAAAAGTTTTATTAGTTTTGGTTCAGTAGACCCTATCGGTTTATTTGCATTTCTTTATGCGATGCTATTTACTATTGTAGCGGCTCTTGTTGGTATGTTTATAGCATCTAAGATTCTTCAAAAAGATTTCTCCAAAATACTTTATGATCTTGGATACTCTTATGCTCCACTATTTATATTAGGTTCTATCGCTCACTCGTTAGAGGCATTTTTCATAAGAGGATATGAAAAAATAGTAGAAGGATTTGCTCAAGGTTTTGGATTTAGCGTTGATGTATCATCTCTGGCAAATAGAGGAGATAGTTGGCTACATATGTTTGGCATATTCAAATGGATTGCAATAGCTTGGGCATTAATCATACTTTATAAAAGAATGAAACTACTAGATGTTCATAAGATGAGAAAGATTGTAGCCTACCCTTTTGCGGCATCTTTAATCATTTTCTTCCTAAGTATTAATATGTACAGATCACATATCTTAGATACATATGGCAGAGCTTCAGGCGGGCATGGTAATCATAGTACAAAAGTATTTCAAAGTACTTCAACTCCAGAAGACTTTAAAAGAAGAGCCACTCAAAGTTATAAAAAACCAACAGCATTTGATACCGTATATTTTTCAGATACTAATCCTGCAGCCAAAAAGAAAAAATATGGGGGAGGACATAATCATGGTCGCGATAGAAATAAAGTAGCATCGAAAAAAATGTGGCCTATCTTTGAAGACAATTCTGGAAAAAAGAACTGCTTGGGTAACATAGATGCTGATCTTTATGTTCTAGATGCTAACTTAATAACAACAAAACTAACTGGGTCAAAAGATAGAGGCTGCAAATCTGTTAGTTTTAAAATGCCTAATAATGGATACTACAACCTCTACTATAATAGTAGAACACTCCAAGATAACACTCTTTATATTCAAACAGCAAAGTATGAGAAAATGAGATTTAATCATAGTAACGATGCTATTTATGACGAAGAAAAAATGTCAGCTCACACAATTTTTGAAGTACCTTTTGATATTTTAAGACTAAGAGAAGACGGAGAGACATTTTATTATCGTCTATATTCAGGCGACAAAATAAGACTAAAAGTTATGCTCAACTCTAAAGCAATTCAAAATGCATCTCTTACACTGTCAACTAAAACAGGTTGGTCAAAAACTATTAAAACAGATAAAGATGGAGTAGCAGTTTTCACACTTCTTAAAGATTATTTTCCCAAATGGAATAAGTTTGACAGAAGACATAAGAACCAATTTTTACTCACTGCAAATTACACAGAAAATTCTAAAGGTACACATAATGATAAAGAGTATGGTTCTATAAACTACGAATCGACATATACATCTATTTACTATCCAGCAGAGAGTGCTTATAGATCTTACGCTTACGGTCTGTTTGCTGCAACTGCTACAGCTATACTATCTGGGTTTGCTATATACTGGTTTAGAAAAAGAAGACAAAAACCTTTTAAAGAGGTGAGATTTTATGAAAAAAATTAG
- a CDS encoding 4Fe-4S binding protein translates to MKKIRDFINKADIRKFRFWLQLFFFVIFIYGGYFSINLGNSIPVFSCGYDREVGGMCYFLPLQHQLARPLDVLFSVASISVLIGFITFLLWFIVFNKAWCGYACPLGTMQDWLTGLRKKMGIRYSTYTQAQFSKLKKIKYIMLALVILAPMAVGIGLLGGEWRTAFCEICPGRMITPLFVGDVSQWSLDFSTKSAMILTSLGLVFTGLFVVGSFVKKRFFCFFCPMSAMHYIFSDAALLKLKKDGDKCTKCGDCYTVCDMQIKDIADDVTSTNILRDDCILCMKCVAACPEDDALHVDFINYPIFKSTKGGFAKRMQMDKWEKKDD, encoded by the coding sequence ATGAAAAAAATTAGAGACTTTATAAACAAAGCAGATATTCGAAAATTTCGTTTTTGGCTGCAACTGTTTTTCTTTGTCATCTTTATATACGGCGGTTACTTTTCTATTAATTTGGGAAATAGTATTCCTGTATTTTCATGTGGTTACGATAGAGAAGTTGGAGGTATGTGTTACTTTCTGCCTCTGCAACATCAACTGGCTCGTCCTTTGGATGTACTCTTTAGCGTAGCAAGCATCTCAGTTCTTATAGGTTTTATAACTTTTTTACTATGGTTTATAGTATTTAATAAGGCTTGGTGTGGTTATGCTTGTCCTCTTGGAACTATGCAAGACTGGTTAACGGGTCTTAGAAAAAAGATGGGTATCAGGTACAGTACTTATACGCAAGCACAATTTAGTAAACTAAAAAAGATAAAGTACATTATGCTCGCACTTGTAATTTTAGCACCTATGGCTGTTGGTATAGGACTTCTTGGCGGTGAGTGGAGAACAGCATTTTGTGAGATTTGTCCGGGAAGAATGATAACACCTCTTTTTGTAGGCGATGTGTCTCAATGGAGTTTAGACTTCTCAACAAAAAGTGCGATGATTCTTACTTCACTAGGGTTAGTATTTACTGGTCTATTTGTAGTTGGTTCGTTTGTTAAAAAAAGATTCTTCTGTTTTTTCTGTCCTATGAGTGCCATGCACTACATCTTTAGTGATGCGGCACTTTTAAAGCTTAAAAAAGATGGTGACAAGTGTACAAAATGTGGTGACTGCTACACAGTTTGCGATATGCAAATAAAAGATATTGCTGATGATGTAACAAGTACGAATATCTTAAGAGATGACTGTATTTTATGTATGAAGTGTGTGGCTGCTTGTCCAGAAGATGATGCCCTGCATGTTGACTTTATAAATTACCCGATATTTAAATCTACTAAAGGTGGCTTTGCTAAAAGAATGCAAATGGATAAGTGGGAGAAAAAAGATGACTAA
- a CDS encoding 2-hydroxyacyl-CoA dehydratase family protein yields MTKNMREHTIETPKEKQNRHKAMEAISVLDKIKHEFKEPPKSMDYFYNLFESVHCKHEPLHSDKVKVGTMCIQVPSEIIYALDAVPLRLCNGFYTNDEIGSDLLPSKACPLVKATVGQFASDNFSDKPDVVISPTTCDQKAKSGAIIEEMGFSVYDMEFPRTKESEESREYWRRSVRKFTKELSNNLGKKLTKKKLKESIQKVGFAQHLYHRLNVLRKNINVPISGVDMFMITNAFFFDKIDNWIEAIEAVAKECEQRVEDEISMAHKRSPRIVYTGSPPIFPNLKVPLLIEQSDAIIVADETCSSNRMFNDMVSVDEWFVNDMVDGIADRYLKGCTCPIFTKNEDRKRRIIDLVKDYKADGVVYQAFAGCQVYEMEQRSVLEAMEKEGIPIIYLESDYSPSHLGQLTTRIEAFVESLKNRRRKR; encoded by the coding sequence ATGACTAAAAATATGAGAGAACATACGATAGAGACTCCAAAAGAAAAACAAAACCGTCACAAAGCTATGGAAGCTATCTCAGTTTTAGACAAAATAAAACATGAGTTTAAAGAACCTCCAAAGTCTATGGATTATTTTTACAATCTTTTTGAGAGTGTACATTGCAAACATGAGCCTCTACATAGTGACAAAGTAAAAGTTGGTACTATGTGTATCCAAGTACCATCTGAAATCATCTACGCTCTAGATGCTGTTCCACTTAGGCTATGTAACGGTTTTTATACTAATGATGAGATAGGAAGTGACCTGCTTCCTTCTAAAGCATGTCCTTTAGTTAAAGCAACTGTAGGACAGTTTGCATCTGATAATTTCTCCGATAAACCAGATGTGGTTATATCTCCTACAACTTGTGATCAAAAAGCAAAATCTGGTGCTATTATAGAAGAGATGGGATTTTCAGTCTATGATATGGAGTTTCCTAGAACAAAAGAGAGTGAAGAGAGCCGTGAGTATTGGAGACGCAGTGTTAGAAAATTTACAAAAGAGTTGTCAAATAATTTAGGTAAAAAACTAACTAAAAAGAAGTTAAAAGAGTCCATACAAAAAGTCGGTTTCGCTCAGCATCTCTATCACAGACTAAATGTTTTAAGAAAAAATATAAATGTTCCTATATCTGGAGTAGATATGTTCATGATTACTAATGCTTTTTTCTTCGATAAAATAGATAACTGGATAGAAGCCATCGAAGCAGTTGCAAAAGAGTGTGAGCAGAGAGTAGAAGATGAAATCAGTATGGCACATAAGAGAAGTCCAAGAATTGTCTATACAGGTTCCCCTCCTATATTTCCAAACCTTAAAGTCCCTCTTCTTATAGAGCAATCAGATGCTATTATCGTTGCAGATGAGACATGTTCATCAAACAGAATGTTTAACGATATGGTGAGTGTTGATGAGTGGTTTGTAAATGACATGGTTGATGGTATTGCAGACAGATATCTAAAAGGGTGTACATGTCCGATATTTACAAAAAATGAAGATAGAAAAAGAAGAATTATTGATTTAGTAAAAGATTATAAGGCAGATGGTGTTGTTTATCAGGCTTTTGCAGGATGCCAAGTATATGAGATGGAACAAAGATCTGTTTTAGAAGCTATGGAGAAAGAAGGAATCCCTATCATTTACCTTGAGAGTGATTATTCTCCTAGTCATTTAGGACAGCTGACAACTAGAATCGAAGCATTTGTAGAATCACTAAAAAACAGAAGAAGGAAGCGTTAA
- a CDS encoding acyl-CoA dehydratase activase yields the protein MQYFAGIDIGSTAIKVALVDENKKLVGHRISASGSMFYKYAKQSLKEMLIELNIDEEDLVYTVSTGYGRKLFKEADENISEITANAIGARAATADKCEIKTIINIGGQDSKAISLDSEGNVVNFAMNDRCAAGTGKFLDVVAMNLELEVDELGDYHFKSKGTPLAINSTCAVFAESEIIGLLGNDNSVEDIVAGVHYSIAKRIIKLVKRVGIKENIYFDGGPALNGGLVHAIENELGKEIFIPEFPQITTSYGAAILAHESHTYENEVD from the coding sequence ATGCAGTATTTTGCAGGGATAGATATAGGTTCAACTGCTATTAAAGTTGCACTTGTAGATGAGAATAAGAAGTTAGTGGGACATAGAATAAGTGCCAGTGGAAGCATGTTCTATAAATATGCGAAGCAAAGTTTAAAAGAGATGCTTATTGAACTTAATATAGATGAAGAAGATTTAGTTTATACCGTGTCAACAGGATATGGGAGAAAACTATTTAAAGAAGCCGATGAAAATATAAGTGAAATCACTGCAAATGCAATTGGTGCTAGAGCGGCTACGGCAGATAAGTGTGAAATAAAAACCATTATTAATATTGGTGGACAAGATTCTAAAGCAATTTCACTAGATAGTGAAGGAAATGTAGTAAATTTTGCCATGAATGACAGATGTGCAGCCGGAACTGGAAAATTTTTAGATGTTGTTGCCATGAATTTGGAACTTGAAGTTGACGAGTTAGGTGATTATCACTTTAAATCAAAGGGTACACCACTAGCTATTAATAGTACTTGTGCAGTCTTTGCTGAGTCAGAGATTATAGGACTTTTAGGAAATGACAATAGTGTAGAAGATATAGTTGCTGGAGTTCACTACTCTATAGCAAAAAGAATCATCAAACTAGTAAAGAGAGTCGGTATAAAAGAGAATATCTATTTTGATGGTGGTCCAGCTCTTAACGGTGGTTTAGTTCATGCTATTGAGAATGAGCTTGGAAAAGAGATCTTCATTCCTGAGTTTCCACAAATAACTACATCATATGGAGCGGCAATTTTGGCACATGAGTCTCATACATATGAAAACGAGGTAGACTAA